The following are encoded in a window of Fluviibacter phosphoraccumulans genomic DNA:
- a CDS encoding complex I NDUFA9 subunit family protein — protein MLKNHKILLIGGTGFVGRHLARVLVDAGVQVTIPTRRYEKNRDITMLPSVILVEADINEDGVLEGLATGKDAVINLVGILHDLNPAIPYGKGFAAAHVELPKKIVAACKAAGVKRLLHMSALHAGKKAPSEYLRSKAAGEEVVANSGLVTTIFRPSVIFGARDSFINTFAKLLRAFPIMPLGGANARFQPVSVADVVNAFVQSLRSPSMEGQAYDLCGPKVYTLRELVEYTGEVIGFKRKIIALPESLAYVQAGFLSLLPNPMMSQDNLRSMEVDSVCGPGCKAPAGWNPEPLEAVAPLYLLDSGDAAQFAEYRSRAGR, from the coding sequence ATGCTGAAGAACCACAAAATTCTCCTCATTGGTGGCACCGGTTTTGTTGGCCGTCATCTGGCCCGTGTGCTGGTCGATGCCGGCGTGCAGGTCACTATTCCGACCCGCCGTTACGAAAAGAATCGTGACATCACCATGCTGCCGAGCGTGATTCTGGTCGAGGCCGACATCAACGAAGATGGCGTGCTTGAGGGTTTAGCCACCGGCAAAGATGCCGTGATCAACCTGGTTGGCATTCTGCATGATCTGAATCCAGCCATTCCTTACGGTAAAGGATTCGCTGCCGCACACGTTGAGCTGCCCAAGAAAATTGTGGCCGCTTGTAAGGCTGCCGGTGTGAAGCGTTTGCTGCATATGAGCGCACTGCATGCTGGCAAGAAGGCACCTTCGGAATACCTGCGCTCTAAGGCTGCGGGCGAAGAAGTCGTTGCCAACTCCGGTTTGGTCACCACGATTTTCCGTCCGTCGGTTATTTTTGGCGCGCGCGATTCGTTTATTAATACGTTTGCCAAATTACTGCGCGCGTTCCCGATCATGCCTTTGGGCGGTGCGAATGCACGTTTTCAGCCAGTCTCCGTAGCTGATGTGGTCAATGCGTTTGTTCAGTCTTTACGCAGCCCCAGCATGGAAGGTCAGGCTTACGACCTGTGTGGTCCTAAGGTCTACACGCTCAGAGAACTCGTGGAATACACGGGTGAGGTTATTGGCTTCAAGCGCAAGATCATTGCGCTGCCAGAAAGCCTGGCTTATGTTCAGGCCGGTTTTTTATCGTTGCTGCCGAACCCGATGATGTCGCAAGACAACCTGCGTTCCATGGAAGTCGATAGCGTCTGTGGTCCCGGCTGTAAGGCCCCGGCAGGTTGGAATCCAGAGCCCCTGGAAGCCGTCGCGCCTTTATATCTGCTCGATAGCGGTGATGCGGCTCAGTTTGCCGAATACCGCAGCCGCGCCGGTCGCTAA
- the cca gene encoding multifunctional CCA tRNA nucleotidyl transferase/2'3'-cyclic phosphodiesterase/2'nucleotidase/phosphatase (catalyzes the addition and repair of the essential 3'-terminal CCA sequence in tRNAs without using a nucleic acid template; phosphohydrolase activities include hydrolysis of pyrophosphate, 5'-nucleoside tri- and diphosphates, NADP, and 2'-AMP with the production of Pi, metal-dependent phosphodiesterase activity for 2',3'-cAMP, 2',3'-cGMP, and 2',3'-cCMP, and hydrolysis 2',3'-cyclic substrates with the formation of 2'-nucleotides and 3'-nucleotides; these phosphohydrolase activities are probably involved in the repair of the tRNA 3'-CCA terminus degraded by intracellular RNases): protein MKIYVVGGAVRDRLLGLTPGDRDYVVVGGSPDEMIAAGYQPVGKDFPVFLHPQTHEEYALARTERKTGQGYHGFSCYAAPDVTLEEDLARRDLTINAMAEDATGAVIDPYGGQQDLQAQVFRHVSEAFAEDPVRILRVARFAARFPQFTVAPETQSLMCSMVRSGETKHLVAERVWQELSRGLMADQPERMFMVLANCGAAPDLFAGVLPPAGVLACAVQKHLSLPVRVALWLSACADQQVSALAKDLRLPTDCKDMALLLVRYQKALLTLDELSAEDQLNTLERCDALRRTDRFKELLSALSCLGADALLAERWLKTLAAAAGVDAGAIALAVRTQEHIATRIRDARIEAIQNIA from the coding sequence GTGAAAATCTACGTCGTGGGTGGCGCCGTGCGCGATCGCCTGCTTGGCTTGACGCCTGGTGACCGCGACTATGTGGTGGTGGGGGGCTCTCCCGATGAAATGATCGCCGCCGGTTATCAACCGGTGGGCAAAGACTTCCCTGTGTTTCTCCATCCGCAGACGCATGAAGAATACGCGTTGGCGCGAACCGAGCGTAAAACGGGCCAAGGCTATCACGGCTTCAGTTGCTATGCAGCGCCCGATGTGACGCTAGAAGAAGACCTGGCGCGTCGCGACCTTACCATCAACGCTATGGCAGAAGATGCCACGGGTGCGGTCATTGACCCCTATGGGGGCCAACAGGATCTGCAGGCGCAGGTATTTCGCCATGTGAGCGAAGCCTTTGCCGAAGACCCGGTGCGTATATTGCGCGTGGCCCGTTTTGCGGCGCGCTTCCCACAATTTACGGTGGCCCCGGAAACGCAGTCACTGATGTGCTCGATGGTGCGCTCGGGCGAAACCAAACATCTGGTGGCCGAGCGTGTGTGGCAGGAATTGTCACGCGGCCTGATGGCCGACCAGCCCGAACGCATGTTCATGGTGTTGGCTAACTGCGGCGCCGCGCCAGATCTGTTTGCGGGCGTGCTGCCACCGGCGGGTGTACTGGCCTGTGCCGTACAGAAACATTTGTCATTACCGGTACGCGTAGCCCTCTGGCTTTCGGCTTGCGCCGACCAACAAGTCAGTGCCCTTGCTAAAGATTTGCGCCTGCCGACCGATTGCAAAGACATGGCACTGCTTCTAGTCCGGTATCAGAAGGCCTTGCTAACACTCGATGAACTCAGCGCAGAAGACCAACTCAACACGCTAGAACGTTGTGATGCGCTACGTCGAACGGATCGTTTTAAAGAGTTGCTCTCTGCGTTGTCGTGTCTGGGGGCCGATGCATTACTCGCCGAGCGCTGGTTAAAAACGCTGGCCGCAGCGGCCGGTGTCGATGCCGGTGCCATCGCACTGGCCGTTCGTACACAAGAACACATTGCCACCCGTATACGCGATGCGCGTATCGAAGCCATACAGAATATTGCCTGA
- a CDS encoding alpha/beta hydrolase: MSDALSLEVISRYPSKGKRRTPLLFIHGAFTAAWVWSDHFLDWFAERGWPVHAISLRGHGGSEGHEMLGQWGIDHYVADVMQVIDEIGEAPVLIGHSMGGFVVQKCLTQAEFPAAVLMCSVPPKGLLASSLSMIWSHPDLMGSLSQLMTGGPVDIDSLKDALFAQPASMTDLQRYLMLSQMESQRAIWDMTMFNLINPERLKPVPKLIIGAELDHIIPANQVRDTAETYGVEPVIFPGMGHGLMLERDWEHVADVLNDWLVAVVPDAPKAKKVG; this comes from the coding sequence TTGTCCGACGCACTGTCACTTGAAGTTATTAGCCGTTACCCAAGCAAGGGTAAGCGCCGCACACCTTTGTTATTTATTCACGGTGCTTTTACCGCTGCCTGGGTATGGTCAGACCATTTTTTGGATTGGTTTGCCGAGCGCGGTTGGCCCGTGCACGCGATTTCCTTGCGTGGGCATGGGGGCAGCGAGGGGCATGAGATGCTCGGCCAGTGGGGTATTGATCACTACGTGGCCGACGTGATGCAGGTGATCGATGAGATCGGCGAAGCCCCGGTGCTCATCGGTCACTCGATGGGCGGTTTCGTGGTGCAGAAGTGCCTGACGCAAGCGGAGTTTCCTGCGGCGGTGCTGATGTGTTCCGTACCCCCTAAAGGATTGCTCGCCAGCTCGTTGTCGATGATCTGGTCGCATCCTGATCTGATGGGCAGCTTGTCGCAGTTGATGACGGGTGGCCCGGTGGATATCGACTCGCTCAAGGATGCGCTCTTCGCGCAGCCGGCCTCAATGACCGATTTGCAGCGCTATCTGATGCTGTCGCAAATGGAGTCGCAACGCGCCATTTGGGATATGACCATGTTCAATCTGATCAATCCAGAGCGTTTGAAGCCTGTGCCCAAGCTGATCATTGGCGCAGAGCTCGATCACATTATCCCTGCCAACCAGGTGCGAGATACCGCTGAAACCTACGGTGTGGAGCCGGTGATCTTTCCGGGCATGGGCCATGGCCTGATGCTGGAACGCGACTGGGAGCACGTTGCCGATGTGCTGAATGATTGGTTGGTGGCGGTAGTGCCAGATGCACCGAAGGCTAAAAAGGTAGGCTAA
- a CDS encoding MbcA/ParS/Xre antitoxin family protein, which translates to MKSQLKSASNERSAVLSMAVSEVADRLGIGPTDTGDIVGLSQPTASRMLKGNYLLKEHSKEWELSAHLVRLYRALFSMVGGSDELASGWLRSSNKAFDSQKPIDLIKRVDGLLNVCEYLDAHRARI; encoded by the coding sequence ATGAAAAGCCAATTAAAGTCCGCAAGCAACGAAAGATCTGCCGTCTTGAGTATGGCAGTTTCTGAAGTTGCGGACCGTTTAGGTATTGGGCCAACAGATACCGGTGACATTGTGGGGCTGAGTCAACCTACGGCGTCTCGCATGCTTAAAGGCAACTATCTTTTGAAAGAGCACAGCAAGGAATGGGAACTGTCTGCTCATTTGGTGCGGCTGTATCGTGCGTTGTTTTCTATGGTGGGCGGAAGCGATGAGTTGGCTAGCGGTTGGCTGCGTTCGTCGAATAAGGCCTTCGATAGTCAAAAACCAATCGATCTGATCAAACGCGTAGACGGATTGCTAAATGTCTGTGAATACCTGGACGCCCACCGCGCTCGCATCTGA
- a CDS encoding RES family NAD+ phosphorylase, producing MSVNTWTPTALASEARPWSGTGWRAVEAQNQVATMGLVHGNVKRQALLEDILEEVKPAQPSETVAMHWLLFTPFRYKPLACGSRFRRRQDPGVFYGAVDRKTACAESGYWRLRFWMDSEYLREKTQSVPVTLFEFHGEAHSAINLTANPFVTESTKWMSPDDYTATQELADVARLANVELIRYGSVRNHGGDCIAVLSPDVFKRVDEPFRENLQSWTLTICPPANVVWQRSLSSEGWAFDFKACVTDRCG from the coding sequence ATGTCTGTGAATACCTGGACGCCCACCGCGCTCGCATCTGAAGCAAGACCTTGGAGTGGCACTGGATGGCGTGCTGTTGAGGCGCAAAACCAGGTTGCCACGATGGGGCTTGTGCACGGCAATGTGAAGCGTCAGGCGCTTCTTGAAGATATCCTGGAAGAAGTTAAGCCAGCACAGCCTTCAGAAACGGTGGCTATGCACTGGCTATTGTTTACCCCGTTTCGTTATAAACCTTTAGCTTGTGGCTCACGATTTAGACGAAGGCAAGATCCAGGCGTCTTTTATGGGGCAGTTGATCGAAAGACCGCATGTGCTGAGAGCGGATATTGGCGGCTGCGCTTCTGGATGGATAGTGAATACCTTCGGGAAAAAACGCAATCAGTACCTGTGACGCTGTTTGAATTTCATGGCGAGGCACACAGTGCAATTAATTTAACGGCTAACCCATTTGTCACAGAGTCTACCAAGTGGATGAGCCCAGATGATTACACAGCTACGCAAGAGCTCGCTGATGTTGCAAGACTGGCGAATGTGGAATTGATTCGTTATGGTTCTGTACGCAACCACGGTGGAGACTGTATTGCGGTTCTATCGCCCGACGTGTTTAAACGAGTCGATGAGCCGTTTCGGGAGAACCTGCAAAGCTGGACATTGACGATATGCCCGCCAGCCAACGTGGTTTGGCAACGATCGTTATCAAGTGAGGGTTGGGCGTTTGACTTTAAAGCGTGTGTGACCGATCGCTGCGGATAA
- a CDS encoding class I SAM-dependent methyltransferase produces MSLPPIIQPVSPRGQDPLPQPDSEAQAHSQALCAKILAAIEAAGGWIPFTEFMGLALYAPALGYYSGGAHKFGAAGDFVTGPEMTPLFGRTLANTITPILAASKPHLTEAGAGTGKLAGNLLQALEAMDQLPERYDILELSAELAERQRQHLQAAVPHLMDRIHWLSSLPDRIEGVLVGNEVLDAMPIELVHWKDGHGQRLGVSLETVDDGIRFITTPGHTSPERAEHIRALASKYDWPDDYTTEIPEAGPAWIATLAQRMTQGALLLIDYGFPRHEFYHHERTGGTLMCHYRHRAHPEPFYWPGLQDITAHVDFTAIAEAGFDAGMDVTGYCTQAGWLMDAGLLDILATEQPADPAQTTPAWVRTQHAVQTLLSPAEMGEFFKVILLTKGLPATLRIPGFIRSDRSHTL; encoded by the coding sequence ATGTCTCTGCCCCCCATCATTCAGCCAGTCTCACCCCGCGGCCAAGATCCGCTGCCGCAACCGGATAGCGAAGCGCAGGCGCACAGTCAGGCACTCTGCGCAAAAATCCTGGCAGCGATTGAAGCAGCCGGTGGCTGGATACCCTTTACCGAATTCATGGGGCTGGCCCTCTACGCGCCAGCGCTGGGCTACTACAGTGGTGGGGCGCATAAGTTTGGTGCCGCGGGTGACTTTGTCACCGGCCCGGAAATGACGCCGCTCTTCGGCCGCACCCTGGCCAACACCATTACCCCCATCCTGGCGGCCAGCAAACCCCACCTCACCGAAGCCGGTGCCGGCACCGGCAAACTGGCGGGTAATTTGCTCCAGGCGCTGGAGGCCATGGACCAGTTGCCCGAACGCTACGACATTCTCGAACTCTCGGCCGAGCTGGCTGAACGCCAACGCCAGCATCTGCAAGCCGCCGTGCCACACCTCATGGATCGCATTCACTGGCTGAGCAGCCTGCCCGACAGAATTGAAGGCGTACTCGTCGGTAACGAAGTGCTCGATGCCATGCCCATAGAACTGGTGCACTGGAAAGACGGCCACGGCCAGCGCCTGGGCGTCAGTTTAGAAACCGTTGATGATGGCATCCGCTTCATCACCACCCCCGGCCATACCAGCCCGGAGCGTGCCGAGCATATCCGTGCGCTCGCCAGTAAATACGATTGGCCTGATGACTACACCACCGAAATACCGGAGGCCGGCCCGGCCTGGATTGCTACGCTGGCGCAACGCATGACGCAGGGCGCCTTGCTGCTCATCGACTACGGCTTTCCACGTCACGAGTTTTATCATCACGAACGCACCGGCGGCACACTCATGTGCCACTACCGCCATCGCGCGCATCCCGAGCCTTTTTATTGGCCCGGTCTGCAGGACATCACCGCCCACGTAGACTTTACCGCCATTGCCGAAGCCGGGTTTGATGCCGGTATGGACGTCACCGGTTACTGCACACAGGCAGGTTGGCTGATGGACGCCGGGCTACTCGACATCCTGGCGACCGAACAACCGGCTGATCCTGCGCAAACCACACCGGCCTGGGTTCGCACGCAGCACGCCGTTCAGACGTTGCTGTCGCCCGCCGAAATGGGTGAGTTCTTCAAGGTCATTCTGCTCACCAAAGGCTTGCCGGCAACGCTGCGCATCCCCGGTTTTATCCGCAGCGATCGGTCACACACGCTTTAA
- a CDS encoding pteridine reductase, whose product MTQAPVMLITGAARRVGAAIATALHASGARIALHARQSVAEAEGLAAQLNAVRADSAAVLTADLLDTSRITPLVADVVARFGRLDGLVCNASSFFPTPLGQIGEADWHDLVGSNFKAPLFLAQAAAPHLRAAGGCIINITDIHAERPLAGYPLYAAAKGALLTLTRALAIELAPDVRVNAVAPGPILWPEDGQFDVAERQAIVQHTLLKRAGTPEDIARTVRFLMLDAPYITGQVINVDGGRSAHLAT is encoded by the coding sequence ATGACCCAGGCACCTGTGATGCTGATCACCGGGGCGGCTCGTCGCGTGGGCGCAGCGATTGCTACGGCCTTGCACGCCAGTGGCGCACGCATTGCCTTGCATGCGCGGCAATCGGTGGCGGAGGCCGAAGGACTGGCCGCGCAGCTAAATGCGGTGCGGGCGGATTCGGCTGCGGTATTGACAGCCGATCTGCTGGATACGTCGCGCATTACGCCGCTGGTCGCAGACGTGGTGGCACGCTTTGGCCGGCTTGATGGGTTGGTTTGCAATGCGTCGTCGTTCTTTCCGACGCCGCTGGGGCAGATTGGTGAAGCCGACTGGCACGACCTGGTGGGTAGCAATTTCAAGGCACCGCTCTTTCTGGCACAGGCGGCCGCACCGCATCTGCGGGCGGCGGGCGGTTGCATTATCAATATCACCGACATCCATGCCGAAAGGCCGCTGGCCGGTTATCCGTTGTATGCGGCGGCCAAGGGCGCCTTGCTGACGCTGACGCGTGCGCTGGCCATTGAGCTGGCGCCCGACGTGCGGGTCAATGCGGTGGCACCGGGGCCGATACTCTGGCCGGAAGATGGCCAATTTGATGTGGCCGAGCGCCAGGCGATTGTGCAACACACCTTGCTCAAGCGCGCTGGTACGCCGGAAGACATTGCCCGCACCGTACGTTTTCTGATGCTGGATGCGCCGTATATTACGGGGCAGGTTATTAATGTTGATGGGGGCCGCAGCGCCCACCTTGCTACTTAA
- the ttcA gene encoding tRNA 2-thiocytidine(32) synthetase TtcA, with the protein MPNQSPEALSQNLQKLRRFIENRVGKAIGDYKMIEDGDTVMVCLSGGKDSYTLLDVLLALRKRAPIDFRIIAMNLDQKQPGFPAEVLPNYLEKLGVEYRIVTQDTYSIVKEKVPEGKTTCSLCSRLRRGIIYKTASELGANKIALGHHRDDIVHTLFLNMLFGGKLKAMPPKLVTDNGDYMVIRPLAYVPEADIIRYARGVNFPIIPCNLCGTQENLQRQKIREMMADWDARYPGRTESVMTAIQNVVPSHLGDRSLFDFEGLQAGYADAIPGGGDIAFDTESYDTESCETPVLGDEAQVITFGAKPKP; encoded by the coding sequence ATGCCCAATCAATCCCCCGAAGCACTTTCGCAAAACCTACAGAAGCTCCGCCGTTTTATTGAAAACCGTGTGGGCAAGGCCATTGGCGATTACAAGATGATCGAAGATGGCGACACCGTGATGGTGTGTCTGTCGGGCGGTAAGGATTCGTACACGCTGCTGGATGTGCTGCTGGCGCTGCGTAAGCGCGCCCCCATTGATTTCCGCATCATTGCGATGAATCTGGATCAGAAGCAGCCGGGCTTTCCGGCCGAGGTGTTGCCGAACTATCTGGAAAAGCTGGGTGTGGAATACCGCATCGTGACGCAGGATACCTACTCGATCGTGAAAGAGAAGGTGCCCGAGGGTAAGACCACGTGTTCACTCTGTTCACGGTTACGTCGAGGCATTATCTACAAGACTGCCAGCGAGCTGGGTGCCAATAAGATTGCGCTGGGTCACCACCGTGATGACATCGTGCACACCTTGTTTTTGAACATGCTGTTTGGCGGCAAGCTGAAGGCGATGCCACCGAAACTGGTGACCGATAACGGCGATTACATGGTGATTCGTCCGCTGGCTTATGTGCCGGAAGCAGACATCATCCGTTACGCCCGCGGTGTGAACTTCCCAATTATTCCGTGCAATCTGTGTGGCACGCAAGAGAACCTGCAGCGCCAGAAAATCCGCGAGATGATGGCTGATTGGGATGCGCGTTACCCGGGGCGTACCGAGTCGGTCATGACGGCGATTCAGAATGTGGTGCCCTCACATCTGGGCGATCGCAGCCTCTTTGATTTTGAAGGCCTGCAAGCAGGCTACGCAGATGCCATTCCTGGCGGTGGCGATATTGCTTTCGATACGGAGAGCTACGATACCGAGAGTTGTGAGACCCCGGTGCTGGGTGATGAGGCGCAGGTCATTACGTTTGGCGCGAAGCCAAAACCCTAG
- the hprK gene encoding HPr(Ser) kinase/phosphatase — MKELSVAQLFEAYKDRLALSWVGSIGCNRSIRLVETDAYGSDIVGHLNIIHPDRLQVVGSAEQKWALRTRAQRRQSVFEDLCQAAPPAIIVADNLPVLDELREACEKTGTPLFSSTLSCSVVIDQLRHYLARKLGTNTNLHGVFMDVLGMGVMITGDSGSGKSELALELISRGHGLVADDVVELTRVAPNVIFGSCPSLLRDFLEVRGLGLLNIRTIFGETASRRKMRLKLIVHLHRQQPNIDTPRLPFEAQTQEILGVSVRKVNIPVAAGRNLAVLLEAAVRNTILQFRGIDSLEEFISRQQQEVLVQEDVAAKSAQRALALDPAHTVRATDIDDPSI, encoded by the coding sequence ATGAAAGAACTCAGCGTTGCCCAGCTTTTCGAGGCGTACAAAGATCGTCTGGCGCTGAGCTGGGTCGGCAGCATCGGCTGCAACCGCAGCATCCGCCTCGTGGAAACCGATGCCTATGGCTCTGACATCGTCGGTCACCTCAATATTATTCACCCGGACCGTTTACAGGTCGTGGGCAGTGCCGAGCAGAAGTGGGCGCTACGCACCCGTGCCCAACGTCGCCAATCCGTCTTCGAAGATCTGTGTCAGGCAGCCCCACCGGCCATTATTGTCGCCGACAATCTGCCCGTGCTGGACGAACTGCGTGAGGCATGTGAAAAAACCGGCACCCCGCTATTTTCTTCCACCCTGTCTTGCTCCGTCGTCATCGATCAGTTGCGTCACTACCTTGCCAGAAAGCTGGGTACCAACACCAACCTGCACGGCGTGTTTATGGACGTGCTCGGCATGGGCGTGATGATCACCGGTGACTCCGGGTCGGGTAAAAGTGAACTGGCGCTGGAATTGATCTCTCGCGGTCACGGCCTGGTAGCTGATGATGTGGTTGAACTCACCCGCGTGGCACCGAATGTCATCTTCGGCAGCTGCCCCAGCTTGCTACGTGACTTCCTCGAGGTGCGCGGCCTCGGTCTGCTCAACATCCGCACCATCTTTGGCGAAACGGCCTCGCGCCGCAAGATGCGCCTCAAACTCATCGTACATCTGCATCGTCAACAGCCTAATATCGATACGCCACGTCTGCCGTTTGAGGCACAAACCCAGGAGATCCTGGGCGTGTCGGTGCGCAAAGTGAATATCCCGGTGGCTGCCGGCCGCAACCTGGCAGTGCTGCTCGAAGCCGCCGTGCGCAATACCATTCTGCAGTTCCGCGGCATTGATAGCCTCGAAGAATTCATATCACGCCAGCAACAGGAAGTCCTGGTTCAGGAAGACGTTGCAGCCAAGAGCGCACAGCGCGCACTCGCGCTCGATCCGGCACATACCGTCCGGGCCACCGACATCGACGACCCGTCGATCTGA
- a CDS encoding PTS sugar transporter subunit IIA, translating to MPAFYSMNAIAQLLTQDAIVLTAKPVTKEALFAEAAKALGQRLGVSEAMIHDCLKMREQLGSTGLGQGVGIPHGRLKGLRQAAGMFYRLNTPIPFDAPDNRPVDLAFFLLVPEQSTEEHLQLLSELAQHFSDPELREKLRSSTEAVEVLTLFASNHV from the coding sequence GTGCCCGCCTTTTATTCCATGAATGCCATTGCCCAATTACTGACGCAGGATGCCATTGTCCTGACGGCTAAACCCGTCACCAAGGAAGCGTTGTTTGCCGAGGCCGCAAAAGCACTCGGACAACGCCTCGGCGTGAGCGAGGCCATGATCCATGACTGCCTGAAGATGCGTGAGCAACTCGGTTCTACGGGTCTGGGTCAGGGCGTTGGCATTCCGCATGGTCGTCTTAAAGGCCTGCGCCAAGCAGCGGGTATGTTCTATCGTCTGAACACACCGATTCCCTTCGACGCACCCGATAACCGCCCGGTGGATCTGGCTTTCTTTCTGCTGGTGCCGGAGCAAAGCACGGAAGAGCATCTACAGCTTTTGTCGGAACTCGCCCAGCACTTTTCGGACCCGGAACTCCGCGAAAAGCTACGCAGCAGTACCGAAGCGGTCGAGGTTCTGACGCTTTTTGCCAGCAACCACGTTTAA
- the hpf gene encoding ribosome hibernation-promoting factor, HPF/YfiA family codes for MNLQISGHHLEVSPAIREYVSQKLQKVTRHFDHVIDIHVVLSVEKLNQKAEVTLHVPGKDIFVESIDPNLYAAVDDLTDKLDRQVQKYKQKIQDHGRGQTVASHLE; via the coding sequence ATGAATCTGCAAATCAGTGGTCATCATCTGGAAGTCAGCCCCGCTATCCGCGAATACGTGAGCCAGAAGCTGCAAAAGGTCACGCGCCATTTCGATCACGTCATTGATATTCATGTCGTGCTCAGTGTGGAAAAACTGAATCAGAAAGCGGAAGTCACCCTGCACGTTCCGGGCAAAGATATTTTTGTCGAGAGTATCGACCCGAACCTGTATGCTGCGGTTGATGACCTAACCGACAAGCTGGACCGTCAGGTCCAGAAATACAAGCAGAAGATCCAGGATCACGGTCGGGGCCAAACGGTCGCCAGCCATCTCGAGTAA